The genomic segment ATAGAAGGATGCTAAGATGTGCAGAAGGAAGCCAAAGATGAGACACTGATACTGTTTATAttagaaacagagaaaagtcATGGAGCCAACCCTGCTGTTGTTCCTCATATCTCTGTGTTGGTGTATTTCAAGCATCATCATACACATAATAATGTTGGCCCTGTAATAATATTGAAACTGACCAATCATACTGTTACGATGCGATAACTTTGCAATGTGGAAAGAAAATaatatgtttctttatttaaaactcTCTTCTGACACAAACGGTAAGCACTtcaattattttctttaattcttTAATTTACACAATATGATAAATATATAATCCTTTTTGGTTTGCTTTTAGCCAAATTTAACTTCTTTAATCAGCTACcgtctctcctatggactttgtAATgactacagtctcagatcaacacaaccctgccctccagcactatcagcagcaggagcagcagcaaaccctcaacagcaacattgtaccccaTCAGGTAAAATGTAGGCTATGTTTGTTTTGCATTGTCCCCATCTGatgacagtgatatagtatgatgcggTTCCATATTAGCTTATTGACGAAAGtgagttgttgttattcagcctgctATGTGCCCCTTTTCAAAAGCGAGTTATACAATATATAAAACTCTTCCAAACTTCGCCCCCCAAAAAACTGATGTCATGCTTTCTCACAAAACTCATCAGTTTTCAACTCAGACTACAGTCCTACACACCGACACCCTCTATAGCCCTCTGTTAGTTTacatatgaacacaaagcaaatataaaaacaagcCCAAAGAGACTTTAAAGCGATCTCCACATGATTCTACtgcagaaacatgaacaggtaaaAATGGAGCCTTCGAGTCTCTGCTTTTGTTACCTGCTGTATATCCgctttggctgctgctgcttgcttttACAGCTGGACTTTGAACCTAATCACCTCATCTAAGTATTATAAGTGCTTTCAGAGTCAAGCTGTGTTTTATTAACCAGTATAGAAGTTGAGCTGATTCATGGTGTTGCTGCACTTCTTCATTGTGTGTGCTCTTCCCCGTGAAGGATCAACCTCTACAAGTTCACTAACATAAAGCAGAGGTAATTATGCCATTGTAATCTGGCTAGCAGACAAATTTATTACACAGCAACTCATATagtcacttttttgttttttaaccagcAACAATTGCCTCAAGATAATTTGTAATATCTTGAGGATAATAAGATCTGGAAATTCCTTTGTTATGGCAGCTAAATGTTATGTTAAACACAACCATAAACAGTGCTACACATAAACAGACTtaataaaatcaaattaaattacaaaaaaaggaaacaaagtaaaaaaaaaaatgcttaggGATTTAGTGCAAATAACAACAGTATTTCTCACTGTTTTATGATTTTCCTTGTAGTTACTTTCATCATGCAGCTGGTGATCCGTCGGTACCGTCCTGCAGACAAGGACACAGTGCTCACCCTCTTCAGTACTGGCACCTTGGAGCATATCCGTCCATGTTTCTATAACGTCATGACCAGTCGCCTTTACCTCACCATCACCCCGACTCTGTGTGTTGTTGGTTATCTTCTTGGCTCATTGTTTGGGGCTGTGCTGTTCCCAGCAGCTTGGGTAGGTTTCATCTACTACTGCTGTCATGAAGTATATACCAGCTACGTCAGGGATAAACTTCGCACCGACATGCAGGACATCCCTGGGAATTTCCTCAGCAGACCTGATGACTGTTTCTGGGTGGCTGAGGCCAGAGTTGGAGCGAGAGCACAGGTTGTTGGTATGGTGGCTGTGGTAGCTAAACACAGTGGGACAGAAAAGTATGGAGAAATGTTCAGAATGATCATTTCCCCACAGTATAGACGGATGGGCCTCGGCTTAAGGTTGACTCAGACCGCGGTTGACTTCTGTAAAGAACAAGGCTTCTCCAAGGTGGTGCTGGAGACTACCTCCACCCAATTGGCAGCTGTGGCACTGTACAGCAAAGTGGGGTTTAACCATGTCCAGTCTAATGTCAAATCACAAGCTGTGTTTTGGGTCTTTTCACTGGCCAGGGTCACAATGAAAAGGATGGAAAAATACTTGTAAAACTAAAGTAACCCTCATCAgcaatgtgttgtttttatgcTTTGTTCTTCTTTAACAGTGGTTTAATATTTGGCAATGGTTAAACTTGACTGTAACCAAAACGCTCTGGTTTAGGTGTGAAAAAATGCCAAATTTAATGTACACTTTAGGACCAAGCACTATGAACAGATATGAATGTAAGGAACAAGATGTTGTTACTAAAAACtttctggtttcctcccacTACACCATGATTCGCTAACAGTTAATCCTTA from the Oreochromis aureus strain Israel breed Guangdong linkage group 5, ZZ_aureus, whole genome shotgun sequence genome contains:
- the LOC116319474 gene encoding N-acetyltransferase 8-like → MQLVIRRYRPADKDTVLTLFSTGTLEHIRPCFYNVMTSRLYLTITPTLCVVGYLLGSLFGAVLFPAAWVGFIYYCCHEVYTSYVRDKLRTDMQDIPGNFLSRPDDCFWVAEARVGARAQVVGMVAVVAKHSGTEKYGEMFRMIISPQYRRMGLGLRLTQTAVDFCKEQGFSKVVLETTSTQLAAVALYSKVGFNHVQSNVKSQAVFWVFSLARVTMKRMEKYL